The following coding sequences are from one Solea solea chromosome 4, fSolSol10.1, whole genome shotgun sequence window:
- the alg5 gene encoding dolichyl-phosphate beta-glucosyltransferase, protein MDFLCEIVQALFALAALGFIVVLVIAHVTAGMVSLTRHEKEKYFLTASGEKELFPSLHDPYSRQLSVVIPAYNEELRMPVMLDEAMEYLENRQKQNSSFTYEVIVVDDGSKDKTTEVALRYTREYGADKVRVLTLVKNKGKGGAVRMGTLSSRGKVILMADADGATKFSDLAKVEAALQNVNPKPDNMAIACGSRAHLEKDSVAERSMFRTFLMYGFHFLVWFLCVRGIKDTQCGFKLFTREAAIKTFSSLHVERWAFDVELLFIAQCFKIPIAEVAVNWTEIEGSKLVPFWSWLQMGRDLIFIRMRYFTGAWKLESSQKSD, encoded by the exons AtggattttctctgtgaaatAGTTCAAGCCTTGTTCGCATTAGCAGCTTTAGGTTTTATTGTG GTGCTCGTTATAGCACACGTCACGGCCGGAATGGTGAGCTTGACACGCCATGAGAAGGAGAAATACTTCCTCACTGCTTCTGGAGAGAAGGAGCTTTTTCCCAGTTTGCACGATCCCTATTCCAGGCAGCTCTCTGTGGTGATACCAGCCTACAATGAGGAGCTCCGAA TGCCTGTGATGTTGGATGAAGCTATGGAGTACCTAGAAAACAGACAA AAACAAAACTCATCTTTTACATATGAGGTCATTGTGGTTGATGATGgcagcaaagacaaaacaacagag GTTGCTTTGCGGTACACAAGAGAGTATGGTGCTGACAAAGTACGGGTCCTGACGCTGGTGAAGAACAAGGGGAAAGGAGGTGCTGTGCGGATG GGAACTCTGAGTTCCAGAGGTAAAGTCATCCTGATGGCAGATGCTGACGGAGCCACAAAGTTTTCTGACCTTGCCAAAGTAGAAGCCGCACTTCAAAACGTCAACCCCAAACCG GATAACATGGCAATAGCCTGTGGTTCAAGAGCTCACCTGGAAAAAGATTCTGTCGCTGAG AGATCCATGTTTCGTACATTCCTTATGTATGGCTTTCACTTCCTGGTGTGGTTCCTCTGTGTGAGGGGCATCAAGGACACACAGTGCGGCTTCAAGCTTTTCACACGCGAGGCTGCGATCAAgaccttctcttctctccatgtAGAGCGATG GGCTTTTGATGTGGAGCTTCTGTTTATTGCGCAGTGTTTTAAAATCCCCATAGCCGAAGTGGCGGTCAACTGGACTGAAATAGAGG GATCCAAGCTCGTTCCATTTTGGAGCTGGCTGCAGATGGGCCGAGATCTGATTTTCATTCGCATGCGCTACTTCACCGGAGCCTGGAAACTGGAATCATCACAGAAGAGCGACTAG
- the LOC131458736 gene encoding heat shock 70 kDa protein 4-like — MSVVGFDLGFQSCYVAVARAGGIETVANEYSDRSTPSFVSFGPRNRSIGAAAKSQVVTNCKNTVQGFKRFHGRAFTDPYIQSAKSTVVYDLAQMPSGSTGIKVMYMEEEKVFSIEQVTGMLLTKLKETAESAMKKPVADCVISVPSYFTDVERRSVMDAAQIAGLNCLRLMNETTAVALAYGIYKQDLPAPEEKPRIVVFVDLGHSGYQVSVCAFNKGKLKILATAFDSELGGKDFDNILVNYFCEEFGKKYKLDVKSKPRALVRLYQECEKLKKLMSANSSDLPLNIECFMNDIDVSSKLNRGHFEEMCAGLLAKVEGPLRSIMEQAKLKKEDIYAMEIVGGASRIPAIKERISKIFGKELSTTLNADEAVARGCALQCAILSPAFKVREFSITDVVPYSISLKWNSAAEDGVSDCEVFPKNHAAPFSKVLTFYRKEPFTLDAYYNNPKELPYPSTTIGQFNIQNVVPQASGESAKLKVKVRVNVHGVFSVSNASLVEVVKTAEGEEPMETDPTAKDEENKMQVDHEDQKHQSGENGDKKSEAEEMEMTEEAKQEKKNDQPSQPKKPKVKTKTVELPIENNLHWQLSSEVLNMFVENEGKMIMQDKLEKERNDAKNNVEEYVYEMRDKLHGSLQKFVNDADRDAFSLKLEDTENWLYEDGEDQQKQVYIDKLAELKKLGQPIQERYMEAEERPKAFEELGRQIQLYMKIIEAYKAKDEQYDHLDELEVTRVEKQVNDAMVWMNTKMNLQNNQDLTQDPVVKVEEIKAKSKELYQACNPVVSKPKPKVEPPKEQKTENGPINGQEGSESQPCNQDKATPAATEQDKADNKLPKMDID; from the exons ATgtcagtggtgggatttgactTGGGCTTTCAAAGCTGCTATGTAGCTGTAGCCCGAGCAGGAGGGATCGAGACAGTCGCTAATGAGTACAGCGACAGAAGCACACC GTCATTTGTATCGTTTGGACCAAGAAATCGCTCTATCGGAGCAGCTGCAAAGAGCCAG GTGGTGACCAACTGTAAGAACACTGTTCAGGGATTTAAGCGTTTCCATGGCAGGGCATTCACAGACCCATACATCCAGTCAGCCAAGTCTACGGTTGTGTATGACTTGGCACAGATGCCATCTGGATCCACTGGTATAAAG GTGATGTatatggaggaggagaaagtaTTCAGCATCGAGCAGGTCACTGGCATGCTGCTGACCAAACTGAAGGAGACTGCTGAAAGTGCAATGAAGAAACCAGTTGCTGATTGTGTGATCTCT GTCCCAAGCTATTTTACTGATGTAGAGAGGAGGTCTGTCATGGATGCGGCTCAGATCGCAGGCCTAAACTGTCTACGACTAATGAATGAGACGACTGCAG TGGCTCTTGCATATGGCATCTACAAGCAGGACCTGCCAGCCCCAGAAGAGAAGCCCAGGATTGTGGTCTTTGTGGATCTGGGCCACTCTGGTTACCAGGTGTCGGTTTGTGCCTTCAACAAGGGAAAGCTTAAG ATCCTGGCTACAGCGTTTGATTCTGAACTTGGCGGGAAAGACTTTGACAACATCTTGGTCAACTACTTCTGTGAGGAGTTTGGAAAGAAGTACAAACTGGATGTCAAGTCTAAGCCCCGAGCACTGGTGCGGCTCTATCAAGAGTGCGAGAAACTCAAGAAGCTGATGAGTGCCAACTCCTCCGACCTGCCGCTCAACATTGAATGCTTCATGAATGACATTGATGTTTCTAGTAAACTAAACAG AGGTCATTTTGAGGAGATGTGTGCGGGGCTGCTGGCCAAAGTAGAGGGTCCCCTGCGCAGCATCATGGAACAAGCCA AACTGAAAAAGGAAGACATCTATGCGATGGAGATTGTTGGCGGCGCTTCCAGAATCCCAGCCATCAAAGAGCGAATCAGCAAGATCTTTGGCAAAGAGCTGAGCACCACCCTGAACGCAGATGAGGCTGTGGCCAGAGGCTGTGCTCTGCAG TGTGCCATCTTGTCACCGGCCTTCAAAGTTAGAGAATTCTCCATTACAGATGTTGTCCCCTACTCGATTTCCCTGAAATGGAATTCAGCCGCTGAAGATGGCGTGAG tgattGTGAAGTTTTCCCAAAGAACCATGCAGCTCCCTTCTCCAAAGTTCTGACCTTCTACCGGAAGGAGCCCTTCACCCTTGATGCCTACTACAACAACCCCAAGGAGCTGCCCTACCCCAGCACCACCATAG GGCAGTTTAACATCCAGAATGTGGTTCCTCAGGCATCTGGAGAGAGTGCAAAGCTCAAGGTGAAAGTGCGGGTCAATGTCCACGGTGTGTTCAGTGTATCGAACGCTTCGCTCGTAGAAGTTGTGAAAACGGCCGAGGGTGAGGAGCCAATGGAGACAGACCCGACAGCGAAAGACGAAGAG AACAAAATGCAGGTTGACCACGAAGATCAGAAGCATCAGTCTGGAGAAAATGGAGACAAGAAGTCTGAGGCTGAAGAGATGGAG ATGACAGAGGAAGCcaagcaggagaagaagaatgaTCAACCCTCTCAGCCAAAGAAGCCCAAAGTGAAAACTAAGACAGTGGAGCTGCCCATAGAGAACAATTTGCACTGGCAGCTGTCCAGTGAAGTACTTAATATGTTTGTGGAGAATGAG GGCAAGATGATCATGCAGGACAagctggagaaggagaggaacGATGCCAAGAACAATGTAGAAGAGTATGTGTACGAAATGAGGGACAAACTGCATGGCTCCCTGCAGAAGTTTGTGAACGACGCT GATCGGGATGCATTCTCATTAAAACTGGAGGATACAGAGAACTGGCTGTATGAAGATGGAGAAGACCAACAGAAACAAGTGTACATTGACAAACTGGCTGAATTAAAG AAACTGGGTCAGCCGATCCAGGAGAGATACATGGAAGCCGAGGAGAGGCCAAAAGCATTTGAGGAACTTGGCAGACAAATCCAGTTGTACATGAAGATTATTGAAGCGTACAAGGCAAAG GATGAGCAGTACGATCACCTGGATGAGCTGGAGGTGACTCGGGTGGAGAAGCAGGTGAATGATGCCATGGTCTGGATGAACACCAAGATGAACCTGCAGAACAATCAGGACCTCACCCAGGATCCTGTGGTTAAAGTCGAGGAGATCAAGGCCAAATCTAAG